A single region of the Rattus rattus isolate New Zealand chromosome 8, Rrattus_CSIRO_v1, whole genome shotgun sequence genome encodes:
- the Copb2 gene encoding coatomer subunit beta' — protein sequence MPLRLDIKRKLTARSDRVKSVDLHPTEPWMLASLYNGSVCVWNHETQTLVKTFEVCDLPVRAAKFVARKNWVVTGADDMQIRVFNYNTLERVHMFEAHSDYIRCIAVHPTQPFILTSSDDMLIKLWDWDKKWSCSQVFEGHTHYVMQIVINPKDNNQFASASLDRTIKVWQLGSSSPNFTLEGHEKGVNCIDYYSGGDKPYLISGADDRLVKIWDYQNKTCVQTLEGHAQNVSCASFHPELPIIITGSEDGTVRIWHSSTYRLESTLNYGMERVWCVASLRGSNNVALGYDEGSIIVKLGREEPAMSMDANGKIIWAKHSEVQQANLKAMGDTEIKDGERLPLAVKDMGSCEIYPQTIQHNPNGRFVVVCGDGEYIIYTAMALRNKSFGSAQEFAWAHDSSEYAIRESNSVVKIFKNFKEKKSFKPDFGAESIYGGFLLGVRSVNGLAFYDWENTELIRRIEIQPKHIFWSDSGELVCIATEESFFILKYLSEKVLAAQETHEGVTEDGIEDAFEVLGEIQEIVKTGLWVGDCFIYTSSVNRLNYYVGGEIVTIAHLDRTMYLLGYIPKDNRLYLGDKELNIVSYSLLVSVLEYQTAVMRRDFSMADKVLPTIPKEQRTRVAHFLEKQGFKQQALTVSTDPEHRFELALQLGELKIAYQLAVEAESEQKWKQLAELAISKCQFSLAQECLHHAQDYGGLLLLATASGNASMVNKLAEGAERDGKNNVAFMSYFLQGKLDACLELLIRTGRLPEAAFLARTYLPSQVSRVVKLWRENLSKVNQKAAESLADPTEYENLFPGLKEAFVVEEWVKETHADLWPAKQYPLVTPNEERNVMEEAKGFQPSRATAQQEPDGKPASSPVIMASQTTHKEEKSFQDLEDDLDTMELEDIDTTDINLDEDILDD from the exons ATG CCTCTTCGACTTGACATCAAGAGAAAGCTAACTGCTAGATCTGATCGGGTTAAGAGTGTGGATTTGCATCCAACTGAGCCATGGATGCTGGCTAGTCTTTACaatggcagtgtgtgtgtttggaatcaTGAAACTCAG ACACTGGTGAAGACCTTTGAAGTGTGTGATCTCCCTGTTCGAGCTGCGAAGTTTGTCGCAAGGAAGAACTGGGTGGTGACAGGAGCA GATGATATGCAGATTAGAGTGTTCAATTATAACACCCTGGAGAGGGTGCACATGTTTGAAGCACACTCGGATTACATCCGTTGCATTGCTGTTCATCCCACCCAGCCGTTCATTCTCACGAGCAGTG ATGACATGCTTATTAAGCTCTGGGACTGGGACAAAAAATGGTCTTGTTCACAAGTGTTTGAAGGACACACGCATTATGTTATGCAGATTGTGATAAACCCCAAAGATAACAATCAGTTTGCCAGTGCATCTCTCGACAGGACCATCAAG GTGTGGCAGCTGGGCTCTTCATCACCAAACTTCACGCTGGAGGGACATGAAAAAGGCGTGAATTGCATTGATTACTACAGTGGTGGTGACAAGCCATACCTCATTTCAGGTGCAGATGACCGGCTCGTTAAAATATGGGATTATCAG AATAAAACTTGTGTGCAGACCCTGGAGGGACATGCCCAGAATGTGTCATGCGCAAGTTTCCATCCTGAGCTGCCCATCATCATCACAGGGTCAGAAGACG GAACGGTGCGAATCTGGCATTCCAGCACCTACCGGCTTGAGAGCACACTGAATTACGGAATGGAGCGAGTGTGGTGTGTGGCCAGTCTGAGAGGCTCCAACAATGTCGCTCTGGGCTACGATGAAGGGAGCATCATTGTTAAG CTTGGTCGGGAGGAACCTGCCATGTCCATGGATGCCAATGGAAAGATAAtctgggccaagcattcagaGGTCCAGCAGGCCAACCTGAAAGCAATGGGTGACACCGAaattaaagatggagaaagactGCCACTAGCAGTAAAGGATATGGGCAGCTGTGAAATATATCCACAGACCATTCAGCACAATCCTAATGGGAG GTTTGTCGTGGTGTGTGGTGATGGAGAATATATCATCTACACAGCAATGGCCTTGAGAAACAAGAGCTTTGGATCTGCCCAGGAGTTTGCATGGGCCCACGATTCTTCAGA GTATGCAATAAGAGAAAGCAACAGTGTTGTAAAGATATTTAAGAactttaaggaaaagaaatcatttaaaccTGATTTTGGAGCTGAAA GTATCTATGGGGGCTTCTTGCTGGGAGTCAGGTCTGTAAATGGCTTAGCATTCTATGACTGGGAGAATACCGAACTCATCCGCAGAATTGAAATTCAGCCCAAGCAC ATCTTCTGGTCTGACTCTGGAGAGCTAGTCTGTATTGCCACCGAGGAgtcattttttattcttaaatatctGTCAGAAAAAGTCTTGGCTGCACAGGAAACCCACGAGGGAGTTACTGAGGATGGCATTGAGGACGCCTTTGAG gttcttGGTGAAATTCAGGAAATTGTGAAAACTGGGCTGTGGGTAGGTGACTGCTTCATCTACACAAGTTCTGTGAACAGATTAAACTATTACGTGGGAGGCGAGATTGTCACCATTGCCCACTTGGACAG gACCATGTACCTTCTGGGCTATATTCCAAAAGACAATAGGCTTTATCTGGGAGATAAAGAATTGAACATAGTTAGCTACTCCCTGTTAGTTTCAGTCCTGGAATACCAGACTGCTGTCATGCGGAGGGATTTCAGCATGGCTGATAAGGTGCTCCCTACCATCCCCAAAgaacagaggaccagagttgcACACTTTTTGGAAAAGCAG gGCTTCAAGCAGCAAGCACTCACAGTATCCACAGATCCTGAACATCGTTTTGAGCTTGCTCTTCAACTTGGGGAGCTGAAAATTGCTTACCAGTTAGCAGTGGAGGCAGAG TCGGAGCAGAAGTGGAAACAACTTGCCGAACTTGCCATTAGTAAATGTCAGTTCAGCCTAGCCCAGGAGTGTTTGCACCATGCCCAGGACTACGGTGGTCTGCTGCTCTTGGCCACTGCCTCTGGAAACGCTAGTATGGTGAACAAGCTGGCAGAAGGTGCGGAGAGAGATGGCAAAAATAACGTGGCATTCATGAGCTATTTCTTACAGGGCAA GCTTGATGCTTGCCTAGAGCTCTTGATCAGAACAGGAAGACTCCCAGAAGCTGCCTTCCTGGCCCGAACTTACTTACCCAGCCAGGTCTCAAG GGTAGTGAAGTTGTGGAGGGAGAATCTCTCAAAAGTCAACCAGAAAGCAGCAGAATCCCTTGCTGACCCCACAGAGTATGAAAACCTTTTCCCTGGATTAAAAGAAGCCTTTGTTGTTGAAGAATGGGTGAAGGAGACACATGCGGACTTGTGGCCAGCCAAGCAGTACCCTCTTGTCACG CCAAATGAAGAGAGAAATGTTATGGAAGAGGCAAAAGGCTTTCAGCCCTCAAGAGCCACAGCTCAGCAG GAACCTGATGGGAAACCTGCTTCTAGCCCAGTTATCATGGCCTCCCAAACcactcacaaagaagaaaag AGTTTCCAGGATCTAGAAGATGATTTAGATACCATGGAATTAGAGGATATTGATACAACAGACATCAATCTGGATGAAGATATTCTGGATGACTAA